The window CATATTACGTTTATTATTCAGTCGAGTTTAAAGCAAAACTGGAGCAGCTGGGAGGCCACTGTACGTCAGGGGGGAGGTATAAGCAAGGGGAGCAGCCAAAGGAGCCGCCGCATACTTGGCAATCACTGGAGATACAATAGGAGCAGCAAAGGGAGTTGCCACAGGAGAAGCCAGGGGAGCAGCAATCGGAGCAGCAGCGTACTTGGCGATCACGGGAGCTGCCACTGGGGCAATAACTGGAGCAGCTGCGATTCCATTGTAGTTCCTGGCGATCACCTGGCTGCTGGTGGCAGTCACAACTGGGGCAGGAGCAGCTACCACAGCGGCAGGAGCAGCGTAGGCCAGAGGAGCAGTGTAGGCCACAGGAGCTCCCAGAAGTCCTGGCTTGGCAGCAGCACACGCAACAATGGCAAGGACAACAACGGCCTGTAACGGAGAGGAATTTATTACTAACACTTCAATTTATCCC of the Drosophila ananassae strain 14024-0371.13 chromosome 2R, ASM1763931v2, whole genome shotgun sequence genome contains:
- the LOC6493628 gene encoding calphotin gives rise to the protein MFKYAVVVLAIVACAAAKPGLLGAPVAYTAPLAYAAPAAVVAAPAPVVTATSSQVIARNYNGIAAAPVIAPVAAPVIAKYAAAPIAAPLASPVATPFAAPIVSPVIAKYAAAPLAAPLAYTSPLTYSGLPAAPVLL